TTGAGTCGGTGAGGGTGTCGGCGTAGAGCACCACATGGGCGTTGGCGTTCCGCGCCGCCCGCCCGATGATCTGGATGAGGCTGCGGGCGTCCCTGAGGAACCCCTCCTTGTCGGCGTCCAGGATGCCGATGAACCCGACCTCGGGGATGTCGAGCCCCTCCCTGAGGAGGTTGATCCCGACCAGGACGTCGAACGTCCCCAGGCGGAGGCGGCGGATGATCTCGGTCCGCTCCAGGGCGTTGATCTCCGAGTGGAGGTAGCGGGTCTTGATCCCCTGCTCTGCCAGGTAGTCGGTCATCTCCTCTGCGAGGCGCTTGGTGAGGGTGGTGACCAGCACCCGGTCGCCCTGCCCGATCGTCGCCTGGATCTCCCGGATCACGTCCGCGGTCTGCCCCGCGATCGGCCTGACCTCGACCCTCGGGTCCACGAGGCCGGTCGGCCTGATGATCTGCTCGACGACCCGCGACGAGTGGCGGAGCTCGTAGTCGCCCGGCGTCGCCGAGATAAAGAGCGTGTTTCGCAGGTAGCCCTCGAACTCGTGGAACTTCAGGGGGCGGTTGTCGAAGGCCGACGGCAGTCTGAAACCGTATTTGACGAGTGTCTCCTTCCTGGAGCGATCGCCGTTGTACATCCCGCGCACCTGCGGGAGGGACTGGTGGCTCTCGTCGATGACCATCAGGAAATCGTCAGGGAAATAGTCGAGGAGGCAGTAGGGTTTCTCGCCGGGTTTCCGGCCGTCAAAGTGGCGGGAGTAGTTCTCGATCCCCTTGCAGCTCCCGGTCTCCTCGATCATCTCGATGTCGAAGAGGGTGCGCTGCTCGAGACGGTGCGCCTCGAGCATCCCGAGGCCGGGCAGGCTCTCGGCGAGCTCTTTCTCGATCGAGGCGATCGCTCGCTTCATCTCCGATTCCGGGACGACGAAGTGGCGGGCCGGGTAGACGTAGAAGTAGTCCATCGCCTCTTTCCGCCGTCCGCTCTGTTTTTCGATCTCGGTGATCCGCTCGATCTCGTCGCCGAAGAGTTCGATCCTGATGATGTCGTTGAAGTACCCGGGTATCAGGTCGATCGTGTCGCCCTTCACCCTGAATCGTCCGGGCATCAGTTCGATGTCGTTGCGCTGGTACAGGATCTCCACCAGGCGTTCGAGGAGATCGCCCCGCCTGATCCGGTCGCCGACCTTCACCTCAAAGCCCATCCCCTGAAAGTTTGCGGGGTTGCCCAGGCCGTAGATGCAGGAGACCGAGGCCACGATGACGGTGTCGGGCCGCGAGAGCACCGAAGCGGTGGCGGCGAGGCGCATCTGCTCGATCTTCGGGTTGATCGCGGCGTCCTTCTCGATATACTGGTCTTTCGCCGGGATGTAGGACTCGGGCTGGTAGTAGTCGTAGTACGAGACGAAGTACTCCACCCGGTTCTCCGGGAAGAAGCCGGCGAACTCGTTGTAGAGCTGGGCAGCCAGGGTCTTGTTGTGCGCCAGCACCAGGGTCGGTTTCTGGACCGCCTCGATCACGTTGGCGACCGTGAACGTCTTTCCCGACCCGGTCACGCCGAGCAGGGTCTGGAAGCGTTCGCCTGCCGCGAGCCCGTCGACGAGCCCCCTGATCGCCGCGGGCTGCGAGCCCTTCGGCCTGAAATCCGCCTTCAATTGAAATGCTGTCATGCCGTCATCGCCTTCCCGCGCAGGAGCCTGTTGTAGGTGATCGCAAATCTGTGGGCCTCGTTCCTGATCTCCTGCACGAAGAGGGAGGCCTTCTCATCCCGGCCGACCGGGATCGGGTGCGGGAAGCCCGGCACATAGATCTCCTCCTCGCGCTTTGCGATCGATATCACCGGGATCCGCACGTCGATCTCTTTGAGCATGTCCATCGCCGCCGAGAGTTGCCCCTTCCCGCCGTCGACGATCACCAGGTCGGGGTAAGGGCCGCCCTCCTCTTTGAGCCGTTTGTACCGGCGCCCGACCACCTCGGCGATCGCCGCGAAGTCGTCGACGCCCTCCACGCTCCTGATCCGGAACCGCCGGTAGTTCCGCCGGTCAGGTTTCCCGCCCCTGAACATCACCATCGACCCGACCATGGCGGTGCCTGAGAGGTGGGAGATGTCGAAGCACTCGATCACCTCGGGGGGTTCGGGGAGGTGCAGGGCCCGCTGCAGCGCCTCGATCTTCATGCGGTCGCCGAAGAAGGTGAGTTCGATGTTCTTTGCCGCCAGGTCGAGGAGTTTTTTCTTGTCGCCGCGCTGCGGGACGGTGACGGCGACGCGCGACCCCCGCCGTTCGGCGAGGTATTCGGCAACCGCCTCGCCGACCTCCTCGGGCAGGACCACCTCCTTCGGGGGTTCGTGCTCGCCGTAGTACTGCACGAGAAACTCCTCGAAGAACCCGTCCGAAGCCTCGAAGACGAACTCCTGCTTCTCGGCGAGCGTCCCCTTCACCACGGAGAAGATCATCAGGTAGACGTTCCCCTCTTTTGCCATATAGGTGATGATGTCCTCGTTGTGTTCCGGCCTCCGCACGATCTGCTGGCGGTCAGGGAGGTGCTCGATGGCAGCGATCTCGTCCCTGAGTTCGAGCGCCTGCTCGAACCTGAGGTTTCTGGCGTGCTCTTCCATCTCCTCCCTGAGGGCGGCGACGAGTTCCTTCGCCTGCCCCTTCAGCACGGCCCGCGCCCTTCTGACCCGTTCGGCATAGGCCGCCTCGTCGATCGCCCCGGCGCACGGGGCCGAGCACGTCCCGAGGTGCGACCGCAGGCACGGCCGTTTCGGGATCCGGCGGCAGGAGCGGAGGCCGAAACTCTTTTTTACGACCGAAAGCACGTAGTCGCGCTCTTTCGCCGAGACGAACGGCCCGAAGAACTCCCCGCCGCCGCCTGCCTTCCGGGCGATCCCGATCCGCGGGTAGGGGCCGGCGCTCAGGTGGAT
Above is a window of Methanofollis tationis DNA encoding:
- the uvrB gene encoding excinuclease ABC subunit UvrB, with the protein product MTAFQLKADFRPKGSQPAAIRGLVDGLAAGERFQTLLGVTGSGKTFTVANVIEAVQKPTLVLAHNKTLAAQLYNEFAGFFPENRVEYFVSYYDYYQPESYIPAKDQYIEKDAAINPKIEQMRLAATASVLSRPDTVIVASVSCIYGLGNPANFQGMGFEVKVGDRIRRGDLLERLVEILYQRNDIELMPGRFRVKGDTIDLIPGYFNDIIRIELFGDEIERITEIEKQSGRRKEAMDYFYVYPARHFVVPESEMKRAIASIEKELAESLPGLGMLEAHRLEQRTLFDIEMIEETGSCKGIENYSRHFDGRKPGEKPYCLLDYFPDDFLMVIDESHQSLPQVRGMYNGDRSRKETLVKYGFRLPSAFDNRPLKFHEFEGYLRNTLFISATPGDYELRHSSRVVEQIIRPTGLVDPRVEVRPIAGQTADVIREIQATIGQGDRVLVTTLTKRLAEEMTDYLAEQGIKTRYLHSEINALERTEIIRRLRLGTFDVLVGINLLREGLDIPEVGFIGILDADKEGFLRDARSLIQIIGRAARNANAHVVLYADTLTDSIRAAVAETERRRQMQVAYNEAHGIVPQTIRKPVAAKEVELTDMKHIPKAEIPNLIIELEAQMHEAAEALEFERAIQLRDRVMKLRGEAERF
- the uvrC gene encoding excinuclease ABC subunit UvrC codes for the protein MIDYSVFPEAPGCYLYRDAAGTVIYVGKAKNLRRRVSSYFQKQDHDPKTLRLIAAIAAADYIVTASEAEALILENALIKRHQPKYNIDLKDSKSYAYIHLSAGPYPRIGIARKAGGGGEFFGPFVSAKERDYVLSVVKKSFGLRSCRRIPKRPCLRSHLGTCSAPCAGAIDEAAYAERVRRARAVLKGQAKELVAALREEMEEHARNLRFEQALELRDEIAAIEHLPDRQQIVRRPEHNEDIITYMAKEGNVYLMIFSVVKGTLAEKQEFVFEASDGFFEEFLVQYYGEHEPPKEVVLPEEVGEAVAEYLAERRGSRVAVTVPQRGDKKKLLDLAAKNIELTFFGDRMKIEALQRALHLPEPPEVIECFDISHLSGTAMVGSMVMFRGGKPDRRNYRRFRIRSVEGVDDFAAIAEVVGRRYKRLKEEGGPYPDLVIVDGGKGQLSAAMDMLKEIDVRIPVISIAKREEEIYVPGFPHPIPVGRDEKASLFVQEIRNEAHRFAITYNRLLRGKAMTA